A genomic region of Papaver somniferum cultivar HN1 chromosome 7, ASM357369v1, whole genome shotgun sequence contains the following coding sequences:
- the LOC113296360 gene encoding uncharacterized protein LOC113296360, translating to MLRQKARNKWLLEGASNSSFLHNSIRIRRGNNTISELVDDAGNTITDGDQLCQHVVSYYENKFNGVEMPVEDQIFYYDHLSITLEEQQRMDSLLTVEDIQKAVFDLGADSALAPDGFSGCFHRHCWEIIQHDLFVAILFCWQHKFTPSGDNSSLIILLAKVRGANSFRNFRPIGLSNFFFKIFTKILTTRLGSVLEKLVSEEQVAFMKERNIHENISLASEMVNELHIKSKDGDLGMKLDISQAFDTVSWSFWFGGFFKINRGLRQGDTLSSLIFVLIEDVLSRNISKLFKEKKMSPMVTRNGISPTHLFFANDIMIFCKGNMKSVRNLVSLLEQYHHVSGQTVCRQKSKIYYDGGPLSRRRTIFDFLGMSLASFPDCYLGVQIMPGAVRYRHICTVIDKIKNQLAVWKGKMLSFHDRVVLVKIVIASYFIHNMEVYKWPLKFIQQCERVIQNFIWSGDSGISRAFVVGFDKVCSPLSEGGLGLTRLSVMNKALVAKLLWNIKRSHKKWARFLEAKYTCRDGRVKDYGIKSTILPGVHWVDRIVAQNTKSLTSDGRCTSLYFDIWLCHGPDFFWMPDLKGVFSVSSAREIIRQKYPVLPGVALLWRKAVHPMLAAQRRKIMRGARATLDKVQSGFKISLFTDVVCAARGKGADIAGAGVVVRDEECNVLGTMSIGLGITNSFLAELYGIIVGL from the exons atgcttCGCCAAAAAGCAAGGAACAAATGGCTTTTGGAGGGAGCTAGTAACTCTAGTTTTCTGCATAATAGCATTCGCATTCGTAGAGGTAATAACACTATTTCCGAGCTTGTGGATGATGCTGGTAACACTATCACAGATGGGGATCAATTGTGCCAACATGTTGTTTCTTATTATGAGAACAAGTTTAATGGTGTGGAAATGCCGGTTGAAGATCAGATTTTTTATTACGATCATTTGTCTATTACTTTGGAGGAACAACAGCGTATGGACAGTTTGCTTACAGTGGAGGATATTCAAAAGGCTGTTTTTGATTTAGGGGCAGACAGTGCTCTGGCTCCTGATGGTTTCTCGGGTTGTTTCCATaggcattgttgggagattatccaACATGATTTATTTGTAGCAATTCTTTTTTGCTGGCAACATAAATTTACTCCTAGTGGGGATAATTCGAGTCTTATTATTCTCCTGGCAAAGGTTAGAGGAGCTAATTCTTTTCGGAATTTTAGACCTATTGGCCTTAGTAATTTCTTTTTCAAGATCTTTACTAAAATTTTAACTACCAGACTGGGAAGTGTTTTGGAAAAACTTGTCTCTGAGGAAcaagtggctttcatgaaagAGAGAAATATTCACGAAAATATTAGCTTGGCCTCTGAGATGGTTAATGAGCTTCATATTAAAAGCAAGGATGGCGATTTGGGAATGAAATTGGATAtttctcaggcttttgatactgtTAGTTGGTCTTTTTGGTTTGGAG GGTtcttcaaaattaatagaggtttACGTCAAGGTGATACCCTTTCttccttgatttttgttttgattgaagatGTCCTTAGCAGGAACATTTCTAAGCTTTTTAAGGAGAAGAAAATGTCACCAATGGTTACGAGAAATGGTATTTCCCCtactcatttattctttgctaatgatattatgattttttgtaaaggaaaTATGAAAAGTGTGAGAAATCTGGTTTCTTTACTAGAGCAGTATCATCATGTTTCTGGGCAAACCGTTTGCAGGCAAAAAAGTAAAATTTATTATGATGGGGGGCCTTTGAGTAGACGGAGAACTATTTTTGATTTTCTTGGTATGAGTCTTGCTTCTTTTCCTGATTGTTATTTGGGAGTGCAAATCATGCCAGGGGCGGTGAGATATagacatatatgtactgtcattgataaaataaaaaatcaattagctGTCTGGAAAGGTAAAATGCTTTCATTCCATGATAGAGTGGTGCTTGTTAAAATTGTCATTGCTAGTTATTTCATCCATAATATGGAGGTTTATAAATGGCCTCTAAAGTTCATTCAACAATGCGAAAGGGTGATTCAGAATTTTATTTGGTCTGGGGATTCCGGAATATCCAGGGCTTTTGTTGTTGGTTTTGATAAAGTCTGTTCTCCTCTTTCTGAAGGGGGACTTGGTCTTACCAGATTGAGTGTCATGAATAAGGCTTTGGTTGCTAAACTCTTGTGGAATATCAAAAGATCACATAAGAAATGGGCTCGATTCTTAGAAGCTAAATACACTTGTAGGGACGGTAGAGTGAAGGATTATGGGATAAAATCTACTATTCTACCTGGTGTTCATTGGGTTGATAGAATTGTTGCTCAAAATACTAAATCTTTGACTAGTGATGGGAGATGCACGTCTCTTTATTTTGATATCTG GTTGTGTCATGGACCAGATTTTTTTTGGATGCCGGATTTGAAGGGGGTTTTCTCTGTAAGTTCTGCTAGGGAGATTATTCGTCAAAAATATCCTGTTCTTCCTGGAGTTGCTTTACTCTGGCGCAAGGCAGTTCACCCAATGCTTGCCGCACAAAGACGGAAAATAATGAGGGGAGCCCGTGCGACTCTCGACAAAGTCCAAAGCGGTTTCAAGATCTCTCTTTTTACAGATGTTGTCTGTGCAG CTCGTGGTAAAGGAGCCGATATAGCTGGAGCAGGTGTTGTAGTCCGTGATGAAGAGTGTAACGTTCTTGGAACAATGAGCATTGGCCTGGGCATTACAAATAGTTTTCTTGCGGAATTATATGGAATTATTGTTGGATTGTAA